The proteins below are encoded in one region of Nakamurella flava:
- a CDS encoding exonuclease SbcCD subunit D produces MRLLHTSDWHLGRTFHGHSLLAEQQAVLDAVIDLAVAERVDAVLVSGDLYDRAVPSPETVQTASRVLARLAGAGIPVVVIAGNHDSAPRLGAFTEFLAAGGLHLRTRPADVATPVLLPMADAPEAAAVAVYAIPYLEPELVRDEWALSGRLHHQDVMAAAMDRIRADLAARPRGTRSVVLAHAFVVGAMPGGSERSIAVGGVESVTADVFDGVDYVALGHLHRPQAVTPTIRYPGSPLPYSFSEAGQTKQVLLVELAPGDVLPVVTSRDLPASRRLVTVRGELADLLTRTDLADAWVAAQLTDPVRPVEPMRRLQAVLPHTVNVQWVPEAVPPGPGTAATSGTRAAPDDLTVVEAFLQDCRGSAPIPSEVALLAAAIQSGRVTEAVR; encoded by the coding sequence ATGCGATTGCTGCACACCTCCGACTGGCACCTGGGCCGGACGTTCCACGGTCACAGCCTGCTGGCGGAGCAGCAGGCCGTGCTCGATGCGGTGATCGATCTGGCCGTGGCCGAGCGGGTCGACGCCGTCCTCGTCTCCGGGGACCTCTACGACCGGGCGGTGCCGTCGCCGGAGACGGTGCAGACGGCGTCGCGGGTGCTGGCCCGGCTGGCTGGCGCGGGGATCCCGGTCGTGGTGATCGCCGGCAACCACGATTCCGCCCCCCGGCTAGGCGCGTTCACCGAGTTCCTGGCCGCCGGCGGCCTGCACCTGCGGACCCGGCCGGCGGACGTCGCCACCCCGGTGCTGCTACCGATGGCCGACGCCCCGGAAGCTGCGGCGGTGGCCGTCTACGCGATCCCCTACCTGGAACCGGAGCTGGTGCGGGACGAGTGGGCGCTGAGCGGGCGGCTGCATCATCAGGACGTGATGGCGGCCGCCATGGACCGGATTCGGGCCGACCTGGCCGCCCGGCCGAGGGGCACGCGGTCGGTGGTCCTGGCCCACGCGTTCGTCGTCGGGGCGATGCCCGGTGGGTCGGAGCGCTCTATTGCGGTCGGGGGCGTCGAGTCGGTGACGGCCGACGTCTTCGACGGGGTCGACTACGTCGCCCTGGGGCATCTGCACCGGCCACAGGCCGTGACGCCCACCATCCGTTACCCCGGATCGCCGCTGCCGTACTCGTTCTCGGAGGCCGGTCAGACCAAGCAGGTGCTGCTGGTCGAACTGGCGCCTGGGGACGTCCTTCCCGTCGTCACGTCCCGCGACCTGCCGGCGAGCCGCCGCCTGGTGACCGTGCGCGGCGAGCTGGCCGATCTGCTGACCAGAACGGATCTGGCCGACGCCTGGGTGGCGGCGCAACTCACCGATCCGGTCCGGCCGGTGGAACCGATGCGCCGGCTGCAGGCGGTCCTACCGCACACGGTGAACGTCCAGTGGGTACCCGAAGCCGTCCCGCCGGGACCGGGGACCGCCGCGACGTCCGGGACGCGGGCCGCTCCGGACGACCTGACGGTGGTGGAGGCGTTCCTGCAGGACTGCCGGGGTTCGGCCCCCATCCCGTCGGAGGTCGCTCTGCTGGCAGCGGCCATCCAGTCGGGCCGCGTCACCGAGGCCGTCCGATGA